A genomic region of Torulaspora delbrueckii CBS 1146 chromosome 7, complete genome contains the following coding sequences:
- the YCS4 gene encoding condensin subunit YCS4 (similar to Saccharomyces cerevisiae YCS4 (YLR272C); ancestral locus Anc_6.68), giving the protein MTLFNLADQLAKLQNTDKRSFPPVERPSDELNTVIDRLAVSPEQVDADDETLESLIDLCHGFPHLPAKLQTQLCYLVASSMGNLAHDIVSNLSGNSNSNTDVIEFLPQYRKHLEEYGYLSHVLLSFLQEDVHIAASQATTLGRGGSKKVKSTGPAAELFKRSCNQIESTAEAVIKVLEINLSRIFQTTPEKDLFVGLFTKPLFSLIEVEAAVKVPSLKLLVQRIIAMSVKYQNQSSSVQNAVMTTLTYFLHLSNFNAELLKSLNDDFDYPQLTEEILREISSRVFNAKDTTGPKAISSFLTKLSELSPQIMLRQMSLVVRFLNNSSITLRCSVVETFGNIVTRLAQNEQASDHYKQQIEVLLELLEERFQDSNPYVRTKAIQGCLKICELESKFNKNKSNFTKLALRSLQDRSSLVRRNAVKLLSKLLLNHPFKAIHGSQLNLSDWEKHLKTATNNLNKYLENNSLETPLETAIEMSQVQQTEESSQEHELSDDDELSRIEKETQSINTTDTEVVLRLKLMVVYYTDAVEFIKTIHKSLKLAATLLFSRNRNEVLETMDYLVLADAYGLEPSKIGIKRMLHLVWMKGTNDEGKSISAHLIACYTQLFLTAPDGFNFRERAAFIAKNLIHLTVGASLADLASLEQLLGMMYKDKLIEENVINVLWAIYNSASKEEGVTEHFDKQQVHGSVIVLGMLAVANHEITLRGLDSLLNVGLGKPGDEDLILCRYSCLALERMVPRNSTKYVSMIGDVREDEVVKKLYSKIITYTEDPEWYPVCEQALNAFFVISSKADTVVTELIREKTMMTFGKSEEDDSTILQHTSRVTSLSQLLFIVGQTAVKALVYLEKCEAEFKRAKIEAETRQGREKGQQDDEREEDPGNGKEKELEMIGGTNEDDFADAIAFIKENELLFGENSLLSKFCPIVEEICSNTSRFSDSLLQRVAALCLEKFMCVSSKYCERRLSLLITMMEKSDDPIIRSNAVLGLGDMAVCFNNLVDENTDYLYRRLHDKNLTVQRTSLMTVTFLILAGQVKVKGQLGQMAKCLENPDQGISDMCRLFFTELATKDNAVYNGFIDIFSNLSSDKDLSKDSFKKIIKFLLSFIEKEKHQKQLSEKLFGRLLKCESQKQWNDVAYVLNNIPYKDERLAEVLEKGFKMVSARE; this is encoded by the coding sequence ATGACTCTTTTTAACCTTGCAGATCAGCTAGCAAAGCTACAAAATACCGATAAGCGATCTTTCCCACCGGTGGAAAGACCATCTGATGAACTAAACACAGTCATTGATCGATTGGCGGTATCGCCAGAACAAGTAGACGCAGATGACGAGACGTTGGAGTCATTAATAGATCTATGTCATGGATTCCCACACCTTCCGGCCAAGCTACAGACTCAATTATGCTACTTAGTGGCTTCATCGATGGGCAATCTGGCCCATGATATTGTATCAAATTTAAGTGGAAATTCAAACAGTAACACAGATGTGATAGAATTCTTGCCGCAATATAGAAAGCATTTAGAAGAGTACGGTTATCTATCCCATGTGCTTCTAAGTTTTTTACAGGAGGATGTTCATATTGCTGCTTCTCAAGCAACTACCCTGGGGCGCGGTGGTTCAAAGAAGGTAAAGTCTACGGGACCTGCCGCAGAACTATTTAAAAGGAGTTGTAATCAGATTGAATCTACAGCTGAAGCAGTGATAAAAGTATTGGAGATAAATCTATCAAGGATCTTTCAAACCACACCAGAAAAGGACTTGTTCGTGGGACTATTCACGAAGCCATTATTTTCTCTGATAGAGGTTGAAGCTGCTGTGAAAGTTCCATCTTTAAAACTGCTTGTCCAGCGGATTATAGCGATGTCCGTGaaatatcaaaatcaaagttcCAGCGTACAGAATGCAGTCATGACTACCCTCACCTATTTCCTtcacctttcaaattttAACGCAGAATTACTCAAGTCTTTaaatgatgattttgacTACCCACAGTTAACTGAAGAGATTTTACGTGAGATCAGTTCAAGAGTTTTTAATGCAAAGGACACCACAGGTCCCAAGGCCATTTCAAGCTTCTTAACTAAATTATCAGAGTTATCGCCACAGATCATGCTTCGGCAAATGTCGCTTGTGGTAAGATTCCTTAACAATAGTTCCATTACGCTAAGATGCTCAGTGGTTGAGACTTTTGGAAATATCGTTACACGACTGGCGCAAAATGAGCAAGCGTCTGACCACTATAAGCAACAAATTGAGGTTCTATTGGAGCTGCTAGAGGAAAGATTCCAGGATTCGAATCCGTACGTCAGAACCAAAGCTATTCAAGGCTGCCTCAAGATCTGTGAATTAGAATCCAAATTTAACAAAAACAAGTCGAATTTCACTAAACTTGCCCTCCGATCATTACAGGATCGGTCTTCGCTAGTGAGAAGAAACGCAGTCAAATTACTGTCCAAGTTGCTGCTAAATCATCCTTTCAAAGCCATTCATGGTTCACAACTAAACTTATCTGATTGGGAAAAACATCTTAAGACAGCGACgaacaatttgaacaaatatcTTGAAAACAATTCATTGGAGACTCCACTTGAAACTGCCATCGAAATGTCACAAGTACAACAGACCGAAGAGTCCAGTCAGGAACACGAATTatctgatgatgatgaactttccagaattgaaaaagaaaCTCAGTCAATTAATACAACAGATACTGAGGTCGTGCTCAGACTCAAATTAATGGTTGTATACTACACCGATGCCGTagaatttatcaagacCATCCACAAGAGTCTCAAATTGGCTGCCACTTTGCTTTTCTCAAGGAATAGAAACGAGGTATTGGAAACGATGGACTATTTAGTTCTGGCAGATGCCTATGGGCTTGAGCCAAGCAAAATTGGTATCAAGAGAATGCTTCATCTGGTGTGGATGAAGGGAACCAATGATGAGGGTAAAAGTATATCCGCTCATCTGATAGCATGCTATACGCAACTCTTCTTGACTGCGCCAGAtggcttcaatttcagagAAAGAGCTGCTTTTATAGCAAAGAATCTGATTCACTTGACAGTGGGAGCATCGCTTGCCGACCTCGCCTCTTTGGAGCAACTGCTCGGAATGATGTACAAAGATAAACTaattgaagaaaacgtCATCAATGTGCTATGGGCAATATACAATTCGGCCTCAAAGGAAGAGGGAGTGACTGAACATTTTGACAAACAACAAGTGCATGGATCGGTCATAGTTTTGGGAATGTTGGCGGTTGCCAATCATGAAATAACTTTGAGGGGGCTGGATTCTCTTCTCAATGTCGGCCTTGGGAAACCAGGCGATGAAGATCTTATTTTGTGCCGATACTCATGTCTGGCATTGGAGAGAATGGTTCCAAGAAACAGTACGAAATATGTCTCCATGATAGGCGACGTTCGAGAAGACGAGGTTGTCAAAAAACTTTATTCCAAAATCATAACTTATACCGAGGATCCTGAGTGGTACCCAGTGTGTGAGCAAGCCTTGAATGCCTTCTTCGTGATTTCGTCAAAAGCTGACACTGTGGTGACAGAGCTGATACGTGAAAAAACAATGATGACTTTTGGTAAATCCGAAGAAGACGACTCGACAATCTTGCAACATACCTCACGAGTAACTTCTCTGAGCCAGCTACTGTTTATTGTCGGTCAAACCGCCGTGAAAGCTTTGGTTTATCTTGAGAAATGTGAAGCGGAGTTCAAGAGAGCTAAGATTGAAGCTGAAACTCGCCAAGGTAGAGAAAAAGGCcaacaagatgatgagcgagaagaagatccgGGCAATGGCAAGGAAAAGGAATTGGAGATGATCGGCGGTACGAATGAGGACGATTTTGCAGATGCAATTGCCTTCATAAAAGAAAACGAACTGCTATTTGGAGAAAACTCACTCTTAAGTAAGTTTTGCCCCATTGTGGAGGAGATATGCTCGAACACTAGTAGGTTCAGCGACTCATTGCTGCAAAGAGTAGCTGCTTTGTGCCTAGAGAAATTCATGTGCGtttcttccaaatattGTGAGAGACGTTTATCACTACTGATCACTATGATGGAGAAATCAGATGATCCCATCATTCGTTCGAACGCCGTTCTGGGACTGGGCGATATGGCAGTCTGTTTCAATAAtcttgttgatgaaaacaCAGACTACTTATATCGTAGACTACACGATAAAAACTTGACGGTTCAGCGGACAAGCCTGATGACAGTGACGTTTTTGATCCTGGCGGGACAGGTCAAAGTTAAAGGTCAATTGGGTCAAATGGCCAAATGCTTAGAGAATCCAGATCAAGGTATTAGTGATATGTGCCGTTTGTTCTTCACGGAACTAGCGACCAAGGACAACGCTGTTTACAACGGATTCATTGATATTTTCAGTAATCTGTCGAGCGACAAAGATCTCAGCAAAGAcagcttcaagaagattatAAAGTTTTTACTGTCATtcattgagaaggaaaaacATCAGAAACAGTTGAGTGAGAAACTATTCGGCAGGTTGCTCAAGTGCGAATCTCAAAAGCAATGGAACGATGTGGCATATGTCCTGAACAATATACCATACAAGGACGAAAGACTGGCCgaagttcttgaaaaaggATTCAAAATGGTGTCGGCAAGAGAATAA
- the HEM15 gene encoding ferrochelatase HEM15 (similar to Saccharomyces cerevisiae HEM15 (YOR176W); ancestral locus Anc_6.67): MLTRTLAGRGLICKDLSSTITRRSFMSTAVNSSSSPTGIVFMNMGGPSTVEETQDFLYQLFSDNDLIPISKNWQPTFAKYIAKFRTSKIEQQYKEIGGGSPIRKWSEYQAAKVCEILDETCPETAPHKPYVAFRYAKPLTHEAYEQLLKDGVKRAVAFTQYPQFSYSTTGSSLNELWRKIKELDPDRTISWSTIDRWPTSDGLTSAFAENIKKKLQEFPEDIRHKVVLLFSAHSLPMDVINTGDAYPAEVASTVNKVMEKLKFSNPYRLVWQSQVGPKPWLGAQTAAIAEHLGPKTDGLLFIPIAFTSDHIETLFEIDLELIDESPYKSKFKRCESLNGNETFIKGMAELVKEHLKSGDLYSKQLPLDFELGKSNDPITDASEVFGEHAKK; the protein is encoded by the coding sequence ATGTTGACAAGAACCCTAGCAGGCAGAGGCCTGATTTGTAAGGATCTGTCCTCCACTATAACAAGGAGGTCATTTATGTCTACTGCTGTAAACTCATCCTCTTCCCCTACTGGGATTGTGTTCATGAACATGGGAGGCCCCTCTACCGTCGAGGAGACCCAAGATTTCCTTTACCAATTATTCTCAGATAACGATTTGATACCCATTAGTAAGAATTGGCAACCTACATTTGCTAAATACATTGCTAAGTTCCgtacttcaaagattgaACAACAGTATAAGGAAATCGGGGGTGGTTCACCCATCCGTAAGTGGTCAGAATATCAGGCAGCTAAGGTTTGCGAGATATTGGATGAGACTTGTCCTGAGACTGCTCCTCATAAACCATATGTGGCTTTTCGTTATGCTAAACCATTAACTCATGAAGCTTACGAGCAACTCCTCAAAGATGGTGTGAAAAGAGCTGTTGCTTTCACTCAGTATCCGCAGTTTTCCTATTCAACTACTGGTTCCTCGCTCAACGAATTGTGGAGGAAGATCAAGGAACTGGACCCAGATAGAACTATCTCATGGTCGACTATTGATCGTTGGCCTACTAGCGATGGGCTAACAAGTGCCTTTGCGGAAAACATCAAAAAAAAACTGCAGGAATTCCCTGAGGATATTAGACACAAGGTTGTTCTATTGTTTTCTGCTCATTCTTTGCCAATGGACGTTATCAACACTGGTGACGCTTACCCAGCAGAAGTCGCCTCAACAGTAAACAAAGTCATGGAAAAGCTTaagttttcaaatccaTACCGTTTAGTTTGGCAATCTCAAGTCGGTCCTAAACCCTGGTTAGGAGCCCAAACAGCAGCTATTGCCGAACACTTAGGTCCAAAGACTGATGGACTTCTGTTCATCCCCATTGCTTTCACTTCCGATCATATCGAGacactttttgaaattgatctgGAACTTATCGACGAATCACCATACAAGAGTAAGTTCAAGAGATGTGAGTCTCTGAACGGTAACGAAACCTTTATTAAGGGTATGGCAGAATTGGTAAAGGAACATTTAAAGTCAGGGGACTTGTACTCAAAACAACTACCTCTAGATTTCGAGTTAGGTAAATCTAATGACCCAATAACTGATGCGTCCGAGGTCTTCGGTGAGCACGCTAAAAAGTAA
- the MED4 gene encoding Med4p (similar to Saccharomyces cerevisiae MED4 (YOR174W); ancestral locus Anc_6.65) — MSQVYGDLTRYEEALGRLVESVDQFRPDLSCARELVEADRALGKSLDKFGLYDEVDKELQRLDRESERLNRHTARTLETLDECYRALSALPMLEQVKFEQRKVLEQRGRVNSAVLLEYATKLSKFTKAPAGVAVGPNNFVWPAEDALRRGQLAVAALHSEEITLGSTGERSGSVESSEPVQPSESAEPRKYEPRRVEPAKEEASESPVDLDLDLFDPDEF; from the coding sequence ATGAGTCAAGTATATGGTGATTTGACCAGGTATGAGGAGGCTCTAGGGCGTTTGGTCGAGTCTGTGGATCAATTCCGGCCGGATCTGAGTTGTGCGAGAGAGCTTGTCGAAGCGGACAGAGCGTTAGGTAAGTCATTGGACAAGTTTGGACTGTACGATGAGGTGGATAAAGAGTTGCAAAGGCTCGATAGGGAGTCTGAGAGATTGAATAGACATACGGCGAGGACTTTGGAGACTTTGGATGAGTGTTATAGGGCGTTGAGTGCTCTGCCCATGTTGGAACAGGTGAAGTTTGAACAGAGGAAAGTGCTGGAACAGCGCGGGAGGGTTAACTCAGCTGTGTTGTTGGAGTATGCTACTAAATTGTCCAAGTTTACAAAGGCACCAGCGGGGGTAGCTGTGGGTCCCAATAATTTTGTATGGCCAGCTGAGGATGCATTGAGAAGGGGCCAATTGGCAGTGGCTGCATTGCATAGCGAAGAGATAACATTGGGTTCCACTGGTGAGCGCAGTGGAAGTGTTGAGTCGAGCGAACCAGTTCAGCCTAGTGAGTCTGCTGAACCACGGAAATACGAACCGCGTCGGGTTGAACCTGCCAAAGAGGAAGCTTCGGAATCGCCGGTGGATTTGGACCTTGATCTGTTTGATCCAGATGAGTTTTAG
- the ALE1 gene encoding lysophospholipid acyltransferase (similar to Saccharomyces cerevisiae ALE1 (YOR175C); ancestral locus Anc_6.66): MYNPIDAALVSLSNRFGINDFMLRYAICLLGSFPFNAILKRLPDKRINLKCIYIIGVSMLYLFGVLNLYEGFRTLFISTMFTYVISRFYKSSFMPHLNFIFLMGHLAFNHLHAQFLNPSGETGVDITGSQMVLVMKLTAFAWSYHDGSYVKEKAELSDYQKSRAITKHPSVLKFLAYAYFYPTLLTGPSFDFADFDNWLNCEMFHDLPESKKPRRRLHPDQRRQIPKNGKLAFWKMLQGLGWMFLSVKSPEYVNVDYMLNFEKFMQKSFFYRINYMYFLGMSFRFKYYAAWTIAEASCILCGLGYNGFDKKTQTIKWNRVQNIDIWHVEMAQSTRELLEAWNMNTNKWLKNYVYLRVAKKGKKPGFRSTLFTFLTSAFWHGTRPGYYLTFATGALYQTCGKIYRRNLRPIFMDRDGVTPLRYKWVYDAVCFYVIKLACGFMVQPFIILDWKKSLQAWGSVFFYIHIGIIVTLVLFKGPYARQVVKFCKSKQPKEQAIMEQKKLEKQVSTSSTSLGDIISDKHAYEEKNGSEAEMNLGIPAFDSYHMEEAKEAWEDFCKDYNEWREKNGLEIEEEKLAVAFQRFRDELAANPGRRMSFSSYR; the protein is encoded by the coding sequence ATGTACAACCCGATCGATGCAGCATTGGTCAGCTTATCCAATCGATTCGGTATCAATGATTTTATGCTGAGGTATGCGATCTGCCTCTTGGGATCATTCCCCTTCAATGCTATCCTTAAGAGATTACCAGATAAGAGaatcaatttgaaatgtATCTACATTATTGGTGTGTCGATGTTATACCTGTTTGGTGTGTTGAATCTTTATGAAGGTTTTAGAACCCTGTTCATCAGTACTATGTTCACGTATGTCATCTCGAGGTTTTACAAATCAAGTTTCATGCCACATTTGAATTTTATCTTTCTGATGGGCCATTTGGCTTTTAACCATTTACATGCCCAGTTTTTGAACCCTTCTGGCGAGACTGGTGTTGACATTACTGGATCTCAAATGGTCctggtgatgaaattaaCTGCATTTGCCTGGTCGTACCACGATGGCTCATACGTTAAGGAGAAAGCCGAATTGAGTGACTATCAAAAGAGCCGGGCCATTACTAAACACCCTTcagttttgaaatttttggcGTATGCATATTTCTACCCAACATTGCTTACAGGGCCCAGTTTTGACTTTGCAGATTTCGATAATTGGCTAAACTGTGAAATGTTCCATGATTTGCCCGAATCTAAAAAGCCACGTCGGCGGTTACACCCTGATCAAAGGCGGCAGATACCGAAGAATGGAAAATTGGCATTCTGGAAAATGCTCCAGGGTCTTGGATGGATGTTTTTGAGTGTCAAGTCACCAGAATATGTCAACGTGGATTACATGttaaattttgaaaaattcatgCAAAAATCATTCTTTTACAGGATTAATTACATGTACTTCCTTGGGATGTCATTCAGGTTCAAATACTACGCTGCATGGACGATTGCAGAAGCCTCGTGTATCCTATGTGGTCTAGGCTACAATGGGTTTGATAAGAAAACTCAAACGATTAAATGGAATCGTGTGCAAAATATCGATATCTGGCACGTTGAAATGGCACAAAGCACGCGGGAACTGCTAGAAGCTTGGAACATGAACACCAACAAATGGTTAAAGAACTACGTGTATTTGCGTGTAGCAAAGAAAGGCAAGAAACCCGGGTTCCGGTCCACATTATTCACCTTTTTAACATCAGCATTTTGGCATGGAACAAGACCTGGTTATTACTTGACATTTGCCACTGGTGCATTGTATCAAACCTGCGGTAAGATTTACAGACGTAATCTCAGACCAATTTTCATGGATCGCGATGGAGTCACACCTTTGCGCTACAAATGGGTATATGATGCGGTCTGCTTTTACGTTATCAAGTTGGCATGTGGATTCATGGTGCAGCCATTCATTATTCTCGACTGGAAGAAGTCTCTACAAGCATGGGGATCGGTTTTCTTCTACATACACATCGGGATCATAGTAACGCTTGTATTGTTCAAGGGACCCTATGCTCGCCAAGTAGTAAAATTCTGCAAGTCCAAGCAACCAAAGGAGCAAGCAATCATGgagcaaaagaagctggaGAAGCAGGTTTCAACGTCATCAACATCTCTAGGCGACATCATCAGCGACAAACATGCTTACGAGGAAAAGAATGGGAGCGAAGCGGAGATGAACCTTGGTATTCCTGCATTCGATTCGTACCATATGGAAGAAGCCAAGGAGGCCTGGGAAGATTTCTGCAAAGATTATAACGAATGGCGTGAGAAGAATGGACTTGAGATTGAGGAGGAGAAATTGGCTGTTGCGTTCCAGCGGTTCCGTGACGAGCTAGCGGCCAATCCCGGTAGAAGAATGAGTTTTAGCAGTTATCGATAA
- the TDEL0G04070 gene encoding uncharacterized protein (similar to Saccharomyces cerevisiae DCS1 (YLR270W) and DCS2 (YOR173W); ancestral locus Anc_6.63), with amino-acid sequence MRKNKGRVLRMDSLLQRFEFVRVLDSNPQTKVVSLLGHIDSQHAIVTLEKTHFNTDDARCSCADAVQETREIAANDIYHWAVALLKQDIQTNPAAKVNVIWPATPVHVRKYSQQALHLVRESPQLYERVVAPWVKEQATPERLRWVHDILYNGAEQERVVYRDFTGAEHGNGNGKNDGFLVLPDMKWDGVSLDALYLVALVYRDDVRSLRDLRPQHREWLIALNNRIRAVVPACYNYALHADELRIFVHYPPSYYHFHIHVVNIRHPGLGDGIAAGRAVLLEDVIESLGYLGELGFMNRTLTYVMGENHELWSRGLQDAVAQQLEKDGIPKRPPVLNRESS; translated from the coding sequence ATGAGAAAAAATAAAGGCCGAGTATTAAGGATGGACTCCCTATTACAAAGGTTTGAATTTGTCCGCGTGCTGGATTCGAACCCGCAAACAAAAGTGGTTTCTTTACTGGGGCATATCGACTCCCAGCATGCTATTGTAACACTTGAGAAGACGCATTTTAACACTGATGATGCCCGGTGTTCGTGTGCCGATGCTGTGCAAGAGACCCGTGAAATTGCAGCCAATGATATCTATCATTGGGCTGTTGCGCTGTTGAAGCAGGATATTCAGACCAATCCGGCTGCCAAGGTGAACGTCATTTGGCCTGCTACACCTGTTCATGTCCGCAAGTATTCGCAGCAGGCTTTGCATCTAGTGCGTGAAAGCCCGCAATTGTACGAGCGCGTTGTCGCACCATGGGTGAAAGAGCAGGCTACGCCAGAGAGATTACGCTGGGTTCATGACATCTTGTACAACGGAGCCGAACAAGAGCGAGTGGTATACCGTGATTTTACGGGTGCAGAGCACGGCAATGGCAATGGCAAGAATGATGGATTTTTGGTGTTGCCCGATATGAAATGGGATGGAGTTTCTTTGGATGCCCTGTACTTGGTTGCGCTCGTGTATCGTGACGATGTGCGCTCGTTACGTGATTTACGTCCCCAGCATCGTGAGTGGCTCATTGCATTGAACAATCGTATTAGAGCTGTTGTTCCGGCTTGTTACAATTACGCTTTGCACGCTGACGAATTGCGTATCTTTGTTCACTATCCTCCAAGTTACTATCATTTCCACATTCATGTGGTGAACATTAGACACCCTGGTTTGGGCGATGGGATTGCAGCCGGAAGAGCTGTGCTACTGGAAGATGTGATTGAGTCGTTGGGATACTTGGGCGAGCTTGGGTTCATGAATCGTACGCTCACTTATGTAATGGGCGAAAATCATGAGCTTTGGTCGCGCGGTTTACAGGACGCGGTGGCCCAGcagcttgaaaaggatgGTATACCAAAACGTCCGCCTGTCTTGAATAGGGAGTCGAGTTAA
- the SEC22 gene encoding SNAP receptor SEC22 (similar to Saccharomyces cerevisiae SEC22 (YLR268W); ancestral locus Anc_6.62), with translation MIKSTLIYRDDGLPLCASVDDDSDPTLTEQKKKIKMVVSRMTPQSAEEATLESGDYEIHYLKLAVVVYFVICEKGYPPNLAFSYLNDVAQEFEHSYGLESTRPTVRPYAFVSFDNFLQKTKKTYSDKKVQDNLDQLNNELHGVKQIMSKNIEDLLYRGDSLDKMSDMSASLKESSKRYRKSAQKINLDLLISQYAPIAIVALFFVFLIWWIFLR, from the exons ATGATCAAATCGACCCTGATCTACAGGGACGATG GCCTTCCATTATGTGCATCGGTAGACGACGACAGCGATCCAACCTTGACagagcaaaagaagaagatcaagatgGTCGTTTCAAGAATGACCCCACAATCCGCAGAGGAAGCCACTTTGGAGAGTGGTGACTACGAGATTCACTATTTGAAACTCGCCGTAGTCGTCTATTTCGTAATTTGCGAAAAAGGATACCCTCCAAACCTAGCCTTCTCATATCTGAACGACGTTGCACAAGAATTCGAACACTCCTACGGACTCGAAAGCACCAGACCTACAGTAAGACCATATGCATTTGTCAGTTTCGACAATTTCCTACAAAAGACTAAAAAAACTTACAGTGACAAGAAAGTACAGGACAACCtagatcaattgaacaatgaaTTGCACGGAGTCAAGCAAATCATGTCCAAAAACATAGAAGATTTACTCTACAGAGGAGACTCCCTTGACAAGATGAGTGATATGAGTGCTTCCTTAAAGGAAAGTTCCAAGAGATACAGAAAATCCGCacaaaaaatcaatttgGACCTGTTGATAAGTCAATACGCACCAATTGCCATTGTTGCCCTATTCTTTGTATTTCTCATCTGGTGGATCTTCCTAAGATAA